A window of the Henckelia pumila isolate YLH828 chromosome 3, ASM3356847v2, whole genome shotgun sequence genome harbors these coding sequences:
- the LOC140888264 gene encoding uncharacterized protein — MNFMQKVPFVKRIKKKKVMHQQAIELVRCLCKALESFPSSEASTIYEKALFLAVHNDIFEVVEVILEMFPTAINAIDTKTEATIFHVAARERSETVFNLLQMKEGKHFLYNYVDSSGNNYMHMCGEQAPTHKLNLVSGAALQMQRELQWFKEMENFVTPSRRTMQNNEGKTPKMLFTEKHQELKSQGEKWMKDTATSCSIAAALIATVVFAAAFTVPGGFSNNGIPVFVKRKLFITFALSDSVSLFSSATSLLMFLSILTSRYAEEDFLYLLPTRLCIGLLTLFTSIIFMVVAFSITIYITVQENSNLFLIPIVILACFPVASFMLLQFPLLIDAVYSTYGPGFKRSIQSIFYKLNGKSYLEWAQSIKFVTGKKGRPGYLMGLKFENSMVSRGLLTQWNLQLGGVFIPTHAKEVWEAVREIYSDLESSSQIFELKNRL, encoded by the exons ATGAACTTTATGCAAAAAG TCCCTTTTGTGAAGAGAATCAAGAAAAAGAAAGTAATGCATCAACAAGCAATAGAACTCGTCAGATGCTTGTGCAAAGCTCTAGAATCCTTTCCTTCCAGTGAAGCTTCAACTATTTACGAAAAAGCCTTATTTTTGGCTGTACACAATGACATTTTTGAGGTTGTGGAGGTCATCTTAGAGATGTTTCCAACTGCTATTAATGCTATTGACACAAAAACTGAAGCCACTATATTTCACGTTGCGGCAAGAGAACGCTCAGAAACTGTTTTTAATCTCCTTCAGATGAAGGAAGGAAAACATTTTCTTTACAACTATGTTGACTCTTCCGGTAACAATTATATGCACATGTGTGGAGAACAAGCCCCTACTCATAAGCTTAATCTTGTTTCTGGTGCAGCTTTACAGATGCAACGTGAATTACAATGGTTTAAG GAAATGGAAAATTTTGTCACCCCATCCCGCAGGACAATGCAAAACAATGAAGGAAAAACTCCTAAGATGTTGTTTACTGAGAAGCACCAAGAGTTGAAATCTCAAGGAGAGAAATGGATGAAAGACACTGCTACCTCATGTAGCATTGCTGCTGCATTGATTGCTACAGTTGTGTTCGCTGCTGCCTTCACAGTGCCAGGAGGATTTAGCAACAATGGCATACCAGTTTTTGTTAAGAGAAAATTGTTCATTACTTTTGCTTTGTCAGATTCTGTTTCTTTGTTCTCATCTGCCACATCCCTACTCATGTTCCTATCCATCCTCACTTCCCGATATGCCGAAGAAGATTTTTTGTATCTTTTACCGACGAGATTATGTATCGGACTTCTTACCCTCTTCACTTCTATTATCTTCATGGTGGTTGCCTTCAGTATAACTATATATATTACAGTGCAGGAAAATTCTAATTTGTTTCTGATACCAATCGTCATACTAGCTTGCTTCCCCGTGGCATCATTCATGTTATTGCAATTCCCCCTCCTTATTGATGCGGTGTATTCAACATATGGACCAG GGTTCAAACGCTCCATTCAATCGATTTTCTATAAGTTGAATGGAAAAAGTTATTTGGAGTGGGCTCAGTCAATCAAATTTGTCACTGGCAAAAAAGGGCGTCCAGGTTACCTGATGGGCTTGAAATTTGAAAACTCCATGGTATCGCGTGGCTTGTTAACTCAGTGGAACCTTCAATTAGGAGGCGTATTTATTCCTACCCATGCAAAAGAGGTTTGGGAGGCTGTTCGGGAGATTTACTCTGATTTGGAGAGTTCATCCCAGATATTTGAGTTGAAGAATAGACTATGA
- the LOC140888265 gene encoding probable F-box protein At2g36090, producing the protein MDQTETVPVPLQIHGINGKTCMSLLKKHLKVSWIVIDSDNKRAVNIASHKAVCYWILQWNGGNTIRLRYSKVVVVSRGNLVQWAVLVTCSGEETGEVHVKEVKMYMEDRAGNILSGREEKEK; encoded by the coding sequence ATGGACCAGACGGAGACGGTCCCCGTGCCACTGCAAATCCACGGCATTAATGGCAAGACTTGCATGTCCCTCTTAAAAAAACACTTGAAAGTAAGCTGGATCGTGATCGACTCCGACAACAAACGGGCAGTCAACATCGCGAGTCACAAGGCGGTGTGCTATTGGATTCTGCAGTGGAACGGTGGTAACACCATACGACTACGTTATTCGAAAGTGGTAGTCGTATCCAGAGGCAATCTGGTTCAGTGGGCTGTGTTGGTGACCTGCAGCGGGGAAGAGACTGGGGAAGTACACGTGAAGGAGGTGAAAATGTACATGGAGGACCGCGCAGGGAACATTCTGAGTGGGAGGGAGGAGAAGGAGAAGTGA
- the LOC140888267 gene encoding uncharacterized protein has product MSFRQKDGEPLNAAWTRFKKMLRVCLLHDLSIGQQIETFYYGVDSFVSSMLDAAANGSLYRTTPAAAQEIISNMAESNVGWQDSRREKKVGFLEMDSLKAIKTKLDGQTHQVSQLQENKSAPSKQPAQQRPPQQAVRPPQGAGQFMSSGFKPSKNKSNLKDMLAKYIAGNEMRLQNHDAMMQRVETQMGQLANQFATRALGSLPSDIVKNPKEVNVIFVQQAMTVKTKEREVKAEHTPEQVIPSPRKGKKGKEDDLNSNVDISCLSFPQRARKLNFDHQFKKFLEIFKKLHVNIPFADALAQIPSYATFLKEILSNKRKLTNLDHVKSYA; this is encoded by the exons ATGTCTTTTAGGCAGAAAGATGGAGAACCACTTAATGCCGCATGGACGagatttaaaaagatgttgagaGTATGTCTATTACACGATCTCTCCATAGGCCAACAAATAGAGACTTTCTACTACGGTGTTGATTCATTTGTTAGTTCCATGCTTGATGCAGCTGCCAATGGCAGCCTCTATAGAACAACTCCTGCAGCAGCACAAGAAATCATTTcaaatatggctgaaagcaatGTTGGTTGGCAAGACAGCAGGAGAGAAAAGAAAGTTGGATTTCTGGAGATGGATTCTCTGAAAGCAATTAAAACAAAACTTGATGGACAGACTCATCAAGTATCTCAACTGCAAGAAAATAAATCTGCACCATCAAAGCAA CCTGCACAGCAAAGGCCTCCTCAGCAAGCAGTTAGACCTCCACAAGGTGCTGGACAGTTTATGTCGTCGGGTTTCAAGCCATCTAAGAATAAGTCAAATCTGAAAGACATGCTTGCAAAGTACATAGCTGGGAATGAGATGAGATTGCAGAATCATGATGCCATGATGCAAAGAGTGGAAACCCAAATGGGTCAGTTGGCAAACCAGTTCGCTACACGGGCGCTAGGCTCACTACCTAGTGACATAGTGAAGAATCCTAAGGAAGTGAATGTCATCTTTGTGCAACAAGCTATGACAGTCAAGACAAAGGAACGagaagtcaaggcagagcacacACCAGAACAAGTCATTCCCTCTCCACGCaaaggtaagaaaggtaaggaAGATGACTTAAATTCTAATGTTGATATTTCTTGTCTTTCTTTTCCCCAAAGAGCTAGGAAATTAAATTTTGAtcatcaatttaaaaagtttcttgaaattttcaagaaactccaTGTCAACATTCCCTTTGCAGATGCCCTAGCTCAAATACCAAGTTATGCTACGTTCTTGAAAGAAATTCTATCGAATAAGAGGAAGCTAACAAATTTGGATCACGTTAAATCGTATgcataa